From candidate division WOR-3 bacterium, a single genomic window includes:
- the buk gene encoding butyrate kinase, with protein MRILVINPGGSSTKIAIFYFLKKANSIKSVDEKNLIKVFEQIIHHPVSILKKFKNILDQYNYRKELIIKAIGKQSFDIIVTRGGPLKPLKSGTYPITPKVISDIKQGRIQSMHPSLLGPIISYAIAKDRRLKAFFVDPESVDEFSPLARISGLPEIERKALSHFLNIKAVVRKVAKKIGKPIGLLNFIVAHLGSGITVSAIKQGKLIDANNANEDGPFSPQRTGSLPLAQVIEMCFSGKYSKQEMLDKIQRKGGLLAYLGTDDIRIIEQRIKKNDKKAKLIYEAMIYQIAKEIGSMYVVLKGKVSAIVITGGLAKSQQLVRKLKQWISFIKKPVFVIPGEEEMKALALGVLRVILGIEKIQKY; from the coding sequence ATGCGAATTTTAGTTATTAATCCTGGTGGCTCATCAACAAAAATTGCCATATTCTATTTTTTAAAAAAAGCAAACTCGATTAAATCGGTTGATGAAAAAAATTTAATAAAAGTTTTTGAGCAAATAATACATCATCCCGTTTCAATTCTCAAGAAATTTAAAAATATCTTAGACCAGTATAATTATCGAAAAGAATTAATTATCAAAGCAATTGGCAAGCAAAGTTTCGATATCATTGTTACCCGTGGCGGACCCTTAAAGCCCTTAAAAAGTGGTACTTATCCCATTACACCTAAAGTAATATCTGATATTAAACAAGGAAGAATTCAAAGTATGCACCCTTCCTTGCTAGGACCAATAATTAGTTATGCAATAGCCAAAGATCGCAGATTAAAAGCATTCTTTGTCGACCCTGAATCAGTAGACGAATTCTCCCCATTAGCCCGAATATCTGGACTCCCAGAAATTGAACGGAAAGCGCTATCCCATTTTTTAAACATTAAAGCCGTAGTTCGAAAAGTTGCAAAAAAAATAGGAAAGCCAATTGGTCTACTGAATTTTATTGTTGCCCATCTTGGTAGCGGAATTACGGTTTCGGCAATTAAACAAGGCAAACTGATTGATGCCAATAATGCCAATGAAGATGGTCCTTTTTCTCCACAACGAACCGGCTCTCTACCTCTTGCTCAAGTGATTGAAATGTGCTTTTCGGGTAAATATTCTAAACAAGAAATGCTTGACAAAATTCAAAGAAAAGGCGGTCTTTTAGCATACTTAGGCACAGATGATATCAGAATTATTGAACAAAGAATTAAAAAGAATGATAAAAAAGCCAAACTGATTTATGAAGCTATGATATATCAGATTGCTAAAGAAATCGGTTCAATGTATGTCGTGTTAAAAGGCAAAGTTTCTGCAATAGTTATCACCGGCGGACTTGCTAAATCTCAACAATTAGTTAGAAAATTAAAACAATGGATTAGTTTTATTAAAAAACCCGTTTTCGTCATTCCCGGAGAAGAAGAAATGAAAGCATTGGCATTAGGCGTGTTAAGAGTTATCTTAGGCATCGAAAAGATCCAAAAATATTAA
- a CDS encoding deoxyhypusine synthase family protein, with protein MKKIPFLRKKVKAIGVKPNMKKIPFLRKKVKAIEVKPNKSITQLLNDMAQTGFQGRKLAECVDVFAEMINRKNLTILFGYAGSLSTTGQWKIINWLIENNYIDILIPTGANISEDIVEAMGKCYWQGSHLANDKDLFYYGLNRYYDVYGREDDYLEMTTLIADFIQTLQEHYNYSSREFLYLFGKWLSKKGIKSIVAIAAENNVPIFCPAIMDSPYGDACLIAKSRDFNLQIDAVKDYVEFMSLGERVKETGVIYIGGGVPKDFIQLFAVTCDLLYKNKKVPGKKGITRLLTDETYYPHKYAIQITTDSPQWGGLSGATFEEAISWGKETDQGRFIQCYCEATIALPIVAHALAERKLKRKPSNLLQYFKR; from the coding sequence ATGAAAAAGATCCCTTTTCTGAGAAAAAAAGTCAAAGCCATAGGGGTAAAGCCCAATATGAAAAAGATACCGTTTCTGAGAAAAAAAGTCAAGGCAATAGAGGTAAAACCGAATAAATCAATAACCCAATTACTTAATGATATGGCGCAAACTGGTTTTCAAGGACGGAAATTGGCTGAATGCGTCGATGTGTTTGCCGAGATGATTAACCGCAAGAATCTGACAATTTTATTTGGTTATGCCGGCTCACTATCCACTACAGGTCAATGGAAGATTATTAACTGGTTAATCGAAAACAATTATATTGACATCTTAATTCCAACTGGTGCCAATATCTCTGAAGATATCGTCGAAGCAATGGGAAAATGTTACTGGCAGGGCTCACACTTAGCCAATGATAAGGATTTATTCTACTACGGATTAAACCGGTATTACGATGTCTATGGTCGTGAAGATGATTATCTTGAAATGACCACTTTAATCGCAGATTTTATTCAAACCCTCCAAGAACATTACAACTATTCCTCACGCGAATTTCTCTATTTATTTGGTAAATGGTTAAGTAAAAAGGGCATCAAAAGTATTGTTGCTATTGCCGCAGAAAACAATGTTCCAATTTTCTGTCCCGCAATAATGGATAGCCCTTATGGCGATGCTTGTCTGATTGCTAAAAGTCGCGATTTCAATTTACAGATCGATGCGGTGAAAGATTATGTTGAATTTATGAGTTTAGGTGAGCGAGTTAAAGAAACCGGCGTGATTTATATTGGCGGCGGAGTCCCCAAAGATTTTATCCAACTTTTTGCCGTGACTTGTGATCTTTTATATAAAAACAAAAAAGTTCCAGGCAAGAAAGGAATTACTAGATTGCTTACCGATGAAACTTATTATCCTCATAAATATGCCATTCAAATAACCACCGATTCACCCCAATGGGGAGGTTTATCTGGTGCAACTTTTGAAGAAGCAATTTCTTGGGGTAAGGAAACTGACCAAGGCAGATTTATTCAGTGTTATTGCGAAGCGACAATTGCCTTACCAATTGTTGCCCATGCTTTAGCTGAACGAAAATTAAAACGGAAACCATCAAATCTTCTACAATATTTCAAGCGCTGA